A stretch of the Dyella telluris genome encodes the following:
- the pgmB gene encoding beta-phosphoglucomutase gives MDHRETAQVLSPSGRACRDPWVVASHHADPACFAQDESLFALSNGALGVRGGLEEDNSPSQGCFLAGAWERTPIEYHERFPGFAAHTDTRIPVADGTRIHLRLGDTPVRLGEGEWLQFERALDLRSGCYRRQLRWRSPEGPTLLIDAERIVSLDRPALLAIRYRVQSVDYTGPVTLESSISTARNATEQGDDPRIGTRVDGGLATIDAAADETFAHVLQRTAHSDIRVACMQQHAIIDDSLRFRLANLAPHGVMQVFEGELSPGQSVTLEKYVAYTWTPPGGSDTDAELLSAATGELAGAHALGHGELLARQSSMLAQLWHNADLAIDGDDATEQALRFNLFHVFQSSSRDGLGSTAAKGLTGEGYEGHYFWDAEVFMLPAMVAVAPHVARSMLMYRHGTLERARAHARELNHARGALYAWRTISGDECSAYFPSGSAQYHINAAVAWAIRHYVDGTGDEAFLRDAGAEMLFETARVWLDIGHFNPRRGGAFCIHDVTGPDEYTALVDNNHYTNRMAQRHLRDAATVAQWLQATAPEAYAELARRIGLESFEIMQWQRAAELMYLAEDERLGVFPQDDTFLDKPRMPARNGGEGKRPLLLELHPLTIYRHQVCKQADTLLSLMLAGDDVSLAAKRRNFDYYEGVTVHDSTLSASTFGVLAAEVGAHDKAWAYFQDTLRVDLDDLHGNAAHGLHMAAMAGSWLSLAWGYGGMRVIDGELHLRPQLPHAWRSYRFGISWRGAHLRVDVDAHNVRYTLTRGDDIAFHHAGKLTHLRGGEPVSMPQRQLAPTLPLQAVIFDLDGVIADTAVVHRAAWEQLAAEIDAPFDEGIAARMKGVDRRGSLEILLERAPRSFLEHEKRALEERKNAYYVERIGQFGPEQLLPGAREAVEAVRRAGLRVGLASASRNAPLLLERMGIAPLFDVIVDAARIARSKPDPEIFLAAAAALGVPPEACLGVEDAAAGISSIHAAGMVAIGIGQREDLGEADIVLPGLIAFRMADYVDNKNGATATIAEATNINA, from the coding sequence CCTGGGTGACACGCCGGTGCGCCTGGGCGAGGGCGAATGGCTGCAGTTCGAGCGAGCCCTGGACCTGCGCTCTGGCTGCTACCGCCGCCAGCTGCGCTGGCGCTCGCCGGAAGGCCCCACCCTGCTGATCGACGCCGAGCGCATCGTCAGCCTCGATCGCCCCGCCTTGCTGGCGATCCGCTATCGCGTGCAATCGGTCGATTACACCGGCCCGGTGACGCTGGAGTCGTCCATCAGCACGGCGCGCAACGCCACCGAGCAGGGTGACGACCCGCGCATCGGCACCCGCGTGGATGGCGGCCTCGCCACTATCGACGCGGCAGCCGACGAAACCTTCGCCCACGTGCTGCAGCGCACGGCGCACAGCGACATCCGCGTCGCCTGCATGCAGCAGCACGCCATCATCGACGACAGCCTGCGCTTCCGCCTGGCCAACCTCGCGCCGCACGGCGTGATGCAGGTATTCGAAGGCGAGCTGTCCCCGGGCCAATCGGTCACCCTGGAAAAGTACGTCGCTTACACGTGGACGCCGCCCGGCGGCAGCGATACCGATGCCGAGCTGCTCAGCGCGGCCACCGGCGAGCTGGCAGGTGCACATGCGCTGGGCCATGGCGAGTTGCTCGCCCGACAGAGCAGCATGCTTGCGCAGCTGTGGCACAACGCCGACCTGGCCATCGATGGCGACGACGCCACCGAACAGGCGCTGCGCTTCAACCTCTTCCACGTGTTCCAGTCCAGCAGCCGCGACGGGCTCGGCAGCACCGCCGCCAAGGGCCTTACCGGCGAAGGCTACGAAGGGCATTACTTCTGGGATGCCGAGGTGTTCATGCTGCCGGCAATGGTGGCCGTGGCGCCGCATGTCGCGCGCAGCATGCTGATGTACCGTCACGGCACGCTGGAGCGCGCACGTGCGCACGCCCGCGAACTCAACCATGCGCGCGGCGCGCTGTACGCCTGGCGCACCATCAGCGGCGACGAATGCTCGGCCTACTTCCCCAGTGGCTCGGCGCAGTACCACATCAACGCGGCCGTGGCCTGGGCGATCCGCCACTACGTGGACGGCACGGGCGATGAAGCCTTCCTGCGCGATGCCGGTGCCGAGATGCTGTTCGAGACGGCGCGCGTGTGGCTGGACATCGGCCACTTCAACCCGCGACGGGGCGGCGCCTTCTGCATCCACGACGTGACCGGTCCGGACGAATACACCGCACTGGTCGACAACAACCACTACACCAACCGCATGGCGCAGCGACACCTGCGCGATGCCGCCACCGTCGCGCAATGGCTGCAGGCGACCGCGCCGGAGGCCTACGCGGAACTCGCCCGCCGCATCGGCCTGGAATCGTTCGAGATCATGCAATGGCAGCGCGCCGCAGAGCTGATGTATCTCGCCGAGGACGAAAGGCTCGGCGTTTTCCCGCAGGACGACACCTTCCTCGACAAGCCGCGCATGCCTGCGCGCAACGGTGGCGAAGGCAAGCGACCGCTGCTGCTGGAACTCCACCCGCTCACCATCTATCGCCACCAGGTGTGCAAACAGGCCGACACCCTGCTGTCGCTGATGCTCGCCGGCGATGACGTGTCGCTGGCGGCCAAGCGCCGCAACTTCGATTACTACGAAGGCGTCACCGTGCACGACTCCACCCTCTCGGCCTCCACCTTCGGCGTGCTCGCTGCTGAAGTGGGTGCCCATGACAAGGCCTGGGCTTATTTCCAGGACACCTTGCGCGTGGATCTGGACGACTTGCATGGCAATGCCGCACACGGCCTGCACATGGCCGCGATGGCCGGCAGCTGGCTGTCGCTGGCCTGGGGCTACGGCGGCATGCGCGTGATCGACGGCGAACTGCACCTGCGTCCGCAGTTGCCGCACGCATGGCGCAGCTACCGCTTCGGCATCAGCTGGCGCGGCGCGCATCTTCGCGTGGACGTGGACGCACACAACGTGCGCTACACCCTCACCCGCGGTGACGACATCGCGTTCCACCATGCGGGCAAACTCACGCACCTGCGTGGCGGCGAGCCGGTATCGATGCCGCAGCGCCAGCTCGCACCGACGTTGCCACTGCAGGCAGTGATCTTCGACCTCGACGGTGTCATCGCCGACACGGCCGTGGTCCATCGCGCGGCATGGGAGCAGCTGGCGGCTGAAATCGACGCGCCCTTCGACGAAGGCATCGCCGCGCGCATGAAGGGCGTCGACCGGCGCGGTTCGCTGGAAATCCTGCTGGAACGTGCCCCGCGCAGTTTCCTCGAACATGAGAAGCGCGCGCTGGAAGAACGCAAGAATGCCTATTACGTGGAGCGCATCGGGCAGTTCGGCCCGGAGCAGCTTCTGCCCGGCGCACGCGAAGCCGTCGAAGCCGTCCGCAGGGCCGGCCTGCGCGTGGGCCTGGCGTCCGCCAGCCGCAACGCACCGCTGCTGCTGGAACGCATGGGCATCGCCCCCCTGTTCGACGTGATCGTGGATGCCGCACGCATCGCGCGCTCCAAACCTGATCCGGAAATTTTCCTGGCGGCCGCCGCAGCGCTTGGCGTGCCACCGGAGGCCTGCCTGGGCGTCGAAGACGCCGCCGCGGGCATCAGCAGCATCCACGCCGCGGGCATGGTCGCCATCGGCATTGGTCAACGCGAAGACCTTGGGGAGGCGGACATCGTGCTGCCGGGCCTGATCGCGTTTCGTATGGCGGACTACGTAGACAACAAGAACGGCGCAACGGCGACGATTGCCGAAGCCACGAATATCAACGCGTAA
- a CDS encoding TonB-dependent receptor has protein sequence MKNTQSITRQLLAAAIVSALAIGATHAQDAAQNTPGPAATPAPAAPQAAPAVPAKGDQKSAKTLDQVVVTGTSAAGGLKKIDASYSVVSVSAEQIKQANPKSTADLLKVSPGMWPESTGGQTGANIEIAGFPGGGDAPFFTTQMMGSPLYGMPTLSFFETTSIFRLDDTVERAEILQGGPSVMYGDGQMGATANFILKQGTDVPSGSVGMTYGNEGLWRTDAFLGFPLGNKWYGSIGGFYRDSDGVRSPGYPADKGGQFTATISHDMDNGSLVFYARQLNDRNQFITPIPLIQTGTDNFSAYPGFDPLTDTYNSKYIQHVNLPGYPGGGTSANLANGRGAKFSFFGMNFDYDLGDGWNISDKFLIDGGNVDTNALFSGTNPASLNDELYNLSTDFGGFALPAGSAKATYVNGGGAVDPNQSVIHQGWWFIHKHLKNVNNDFHISKEIFDGNTLTAGLYLAHYTDNDEWNLGNQMLMTNTPNARPIQVSYVGKDGLTHQLTDYQGLLDYGSYNITEHGQSTNKAFYLTDSWRIDKWLIDVGARVENQNSTLHVCNLVNKDLDGNPLTDYDNAVSTCDGTFATTKYDKTHTSWTFGVNYEITDQMSVYVRANKGAHFGDFDNALRGNTTGNTPPLQKVQNFEGGFKFQNKYVYADISAYHRQFNGLPYQPTNGEGVPVGQPLLYGSDSKGVNLVGAVTPIDHLKLQLVANYLDGHYSHYSACIPYVNQVSGNGCAYIDGVQLQRQPKHRYMFTPSYDMPFSWGDVLAFVTYTYVGPHTQDQSGLQQLGTYYTLDFGIVANIQQNWELRLQGTNMTNQLGLTESNSRIFGSAAGSDGVILARPLEGREVNVSVKYKF, from the coding sequence ATGAAGAACACGCAAAGCATCACTCGACAGTTGTTGGCTGCAGCCATCGTCAGCGCGCTGGCGATAGGCGCAACCCATGCGCAAGATGCCGCACAGAACACGCCGGGACCGGCAGCGACACCCGCCCCGGCGGCACCGCAGGCTGCCCCGGCCGTACCGGCGAAGGGCGACCAGAAGTCGGCCAAGACGCTCGACCAGGTGGTCGTCACGGGTACGTCTGCCGCAGGCGGCCTGAAGAAGATCGACGCCAGCTACTCGGTGGTGAGCGTCAGCGCGGAGCAGATCAAGCAGGCCAATCCCAAGAGCACGGCTGACCTGCTGAAGGTGTCGCCGGGCATGTGGCCCGAATCCACCGGCGGCCAGACCGGCGCGAACATCGAGATCGCCGGCTTCCCGGGCGGCGGCGATGCCCCGTTCTTCACCACGCAGATGATGGGTTCGCCGCTGTACGGCATGCCCACGCTGTCGTTCTTCGAAACCACCTCGATTTTCCGCCTCGATGACACGGTCGAGCGCGCGGAAATCCTGCAGGGTGGTCCGTCGGTGATGTACGGCGACGGCCAGATGGGCGCCACCGCCAACTTCATCCTCAAGCAGGGTACCGACGTACCCAGCGGCAGCGTCGGCATGACCTACGGCAACGAAGGCCTGTGGCGCACGGATGCTTTCCTCGGCTTCCCGCTGGGCAACAAATGGTACGGCAGCATCGGCGGCTTCTACCGCGATTCGGACGGCGTGCGCAGCCCGGGCTATCCGGCCGACAAGGGTGGCCAGTTCACCGCCACGATTTCGCACGACATGGACAACGGCTCGCTGGTGTTCTATGCCCGCCAGCTCAACGACCGCAACCAGTTCATCACGCCGATTCCGCTGATCCAGACCGGCACCGACAACTTCAGCGCCTATCCGGGCTTTGATCCGCTCACCGACACGTACAACAGCAAGTACATCCAGCATGTGAACCTGCCGGGCTATCCCGGCGGCGGCACCAGCGCCAACCTGGCCAACGGCCGCGGCGCGAAGTTCAGCTTCTTCGGGATGAACTTCGACTACGACCTGGGCGACGGCTGGAACATCTCGGACAAGTTCCTGATCGATGGCGGCAATGTCGACACCAATGCCTTGTTCTCCGGCACCAACCCGGCCAGCCTCAATGACGAGCTGTACAACCTCAGCACCGACTTCGGCGGCTTTGCGTTGCCGGCAGGCTCGGCCAAGGCCACGTATGTCAACGGCGGCGGCGCAGTCGATCCGAACCAGAGCGTGATCCACCAGGGCTGGTGGTTCATCCACAAGCACCTGAAGAACGTCAACAACGATTTCCACATCAGCAAGGAAATCTTTGACGGCAACACGCTTACCGCCGGCCTGTACCTGGCCCACTACACCGACAACGATGAGTGGAACCTGGGCAACCAGATGCTGATGACCAACACGCCGAACGCGCGGCCCATCCAGGTCAGCTACGTCGGCAAGGACGGCCTGACCCACCAGCTCACCGATTACCAGGGCCTGCTCGACTACGGCTCCTACAACATCACCGAGCACGGCCAGTCGACCAACAAGGCGTTCTACCTGACCGATTCCTGGCGCATCGACAAGTGGTTGATCGACGTGGGTGCGCGCGTGGAAAACCAGAACTCCACCCTGCACGTGTGCAACCTGGTCAACAAGGACCTGGACGGCAATCCGCTCACGGATTACGACAACGCCGTATCCACCTGCGACGGCACGTTCGCCACCACGAAATACGACAAGACCCACACCTCGTGGACGTTCGGCGTGAACTACGAGATCACTGACCAGATGTCGGTGTATGTCCGCGCCAACAAGGGTGCTCACTTCGGTGACTTCGACAACGCGCTGCGCGGCAACACCACCGGCAACACGCCGCCGCTGCAGAAGGTGCAGAACTTCGAAGGCGGCTTCAAGTTCCAGAACAAGTACGTCTACGCGGACATCAGCGCCTACCATCGCCAGTTCAACGGCCTGCCTTACCAGCCGACGAATGGCGAAGGCGTGCCGGTGGGCCAGCCACTGCTGTACGGTTCGGATTCGAAGGGCGTGAACCTGGTGGGTGCGGTCACGCCGATCGACCACCTGAAGCTGCAGCTGGTGGCCAACTACCTCGACGGCCATTACTCGCATTACTCGGCCTGTATCCCGTACGTGAACCAGGTGTCCGGCAACGGTTGCGCGTATATCGACGGCGTGCAGCTGCAGCGCCAGCCCAAGCACCGCTACATGTTCACCCCGAGCTACGACATGCCGTTCTCGTGGGGTGACGTGCTGGCCTTCGTGACGTACACCTACGTGGGTCCGCATACGCAGGATCAGTCCGGCCTGCAGCAGCTGGGCACGTACTACACGCTCGACTTCGGTATCGTGGCCAACATCCAGCAGAACTGGGAGCTGCGCCTGCAGGGCACCAACATGACCAACCAGCTGGGCCTTACCGAGAGCAACTCGCGTATCTTCGGTTCGGCGGCAGGCTCCGATGGCGTGATCCTGGCCCGACCGCTGGAAGGTCGTGAGGTGAATGTGTCCGTGAAGTACAAGTTCTAA
- a CDS encoding MFS transporter, whose protein sequence is MNRYRMIAALAAIYMVFAILLNSVGTVILQSIHTFGIDKPQASLLELFKDLPIAVTSFLVASFLPKLGYRRAMILALVIVGCACALMPLYPSFHTTELLFTCVGVSFALAKVSVYSSIGLLTSNKAEHGRLTNTIEGLFMLGVLASGWLFSAFIDHANPENPSWFNVYWVLSAMCFGTVTLLWGADLDESAAHGGTASSMGQALRQMYRLLMRTLVYVFLLSAFLYVLIEQSFSTWLPTFNNEILKLPNAMSIQMASILAGATALGRILAGQLLRRMPWHVLLNLCVVGMAALIVLVLPLAREATVSPDTGWFNAPLAAYLIPLIGLLMAPIYPVINSVALSSLPKPSHAAMTGLIVIFSALGGTLGSRITAIVFSSFGGIHAFYFSLVPMSLVLVTLFYFKRETDRAGLAEPAVAGLPAE, encoded by the coding sequence ATGAACCGGTACCGCATGATTGCCGCGCTGGCGGCGATTTACATGGTCTTTGCGATCCTGCTCAACAGCGTGGGCACGGTCATCCTGCAATCCATCCACACCTTCGGCATCGACAAGCCGCAGGCGAGCCTGCTGGAACTGTTCAAGGACCTGCCGATTGCGGTGACCTCGTTCCTGGTGGCGTCCTTTTTGCCCAAGCTGGGCTATCGCCGCGCCATGATCCTCGCGCTGGTGATCGTGGGCTGCGCGTGCGCATTGATGCCGCTCTATCCCAGTTTCCATACCACCGAATTGCTGTTCACCTGCGTTGGCGTGTCGTTCGCGCTGGCGAAGGTCTCCGTGTATTCCTCGATCGGCCTACTCACGAGCAACAAGGCAGAGCACGGTCGACTGACCAACACCATCGAAGGCTTGTTCATGCTGGGCGTGCTGGCCAGCGGCTGGCTGTTCAGCGCCTTCATCGACCACGCCAATCCTGAAAATCCGTCGTGGTTCAATGTGTACTGGGTGCTGTCGGCCATGTGCTTCGGCACCGTGACCCTTTTGTGGGGCGCGGATCTCGACGAATCGGCGGCCCATGGCGGCACCGCCTCGTCGATGGGCCAGGCTTTGCGGCAGATGTATCGCCTGCTGATGCGCACGCTGGTCTACGTGTTCCTGCTGTCGGCCTTCCTCTACGTGCTGATCGAGCAGAGCTTCAGCACCTGGCTGCCGACGTTCAACAACGAGATCCTCAAGCTGCCCAATGCGATGAGCATCCAGATGGCGAGCATCCTCGCCGGTGCCACCGCGCTGGGTCGCATCCTGGCCGGGCAGCTGCTGCGCCGCATGCCTTGGCACGTCCTTCTCAACCTGTGCGTGGTCGGCATGGCGGCACTGATCGTGCTGGTGCTGCCGCTCGCACGCGAGGCCACCGTGTCGCCCGACACCGGATGGTTCAACGCACCGCTCGCGGCTTACCTCATTCCGCTGATCGGCCTGCTGATGGCGCCGATCTATCCGGTGATCAATTCGGTGGCGCTGAGCTCGCTGCCCAAGCCCTCGCATGCCGCCATGACCGGGCTCATCGTGATCTTCTCCGCGCTGGGCGGCACGCTGGGTTCGCGCATTACCGCCATCGTGTTCTCCAGCTTCGGCGGTATCCATGCGTTCTACTTCTCGCTGGTGCCAATGTCGCTGGTGCTGGTGACGCTGTTCTACTTCAAGCGCGAAACCGATCGCGCCGGCCTCGCCGAGCCCGCCGTGGCCGGACTTCCCGCGGAGTAG